The Bradyrhizobium sp. WBAH42 genome includes a window with the following:
- a CDS encoding MBL fold metallo-hydrolase, translating to MTFGKWSFIAAAVTCAIAASSCATIAAEPNGKITILYDAFGTDPEMTKDWGFSALVEVAGKRILFDTGDNAEIFAKNIRAKGVNLTTLDFVVLSHRHSDHMAGLSYVLSVNPNVKIYAPKEGFGIYGSSLPSTFYRKDDSLPHEMRYFGGNPPKIMEFGAAWPNAKFELIDQTTEIAPGITLIALVSDLPGTKELKELSLAVNTPDGLVLVVGCSHPGIERIVEAATAINPRIHLIAGGFHLVVAADEAIEKIVTALKDKFKVENIAPGHCTGEPTFAALKKAFGTRYFYAGLGTSLVLGPDIDSKVRRGEAPTFDDLAVYRRLASRED from the coding sequence ATGACATTCGGAAAATGGAGCTTCATCGCCGCCGCCGTCACCTGCGCCATAGCAGCGAGTTCTTGCGCGACCATAGCGGCCGAGCCGAACGGCAAGATTACGATCCTTTATGACGCGTTTGGCACCGATCCCGAAATGACAAAGGACTGGGGTTTCTCCGCGCTGGTGGAGGTCGCAGGAAAGCGCATTCTGTTTGATACCGGAGATAATGCGGAAATCTTTGCGAAGAATATCAGGGCAAAAGGAGTCAACCTTACCACGCTTGACTTTGTGGTTCTCTCCCATCGGCATTCCGATCACATGGCCGGACTGAGTTATGTGCTGAGTGTGAATCCGAACGTCAAGATATACGCGCCCAAAGAAGGATTCGGGATCTACGGTTCGTCGCTTCCATCTACCTTCTATCGCAAGGACGATTCCCTGCCTCACGAGATGCGATATTTTGGCGGCAATCCGCCGAAAATCATGGAGTTCGGCGCCGCATGGCCGAATGCCAAGTTCGAACTGATCGATCAGACAACGGAGATCGCACCGGGCATCACCTTGATCGCTCTGGTTTCCGATCTTCCCGGCACCAAGGAACTCAAAGAACTCTCCCTCGCAGTGAATACGCCGGATGGCCTTGTTCTTGTCGTCGGCTGTTCGCATCCGGGAATCGAACGCATTGTAGAGGCCGCAACGGCGATCAACCCCAGAATCCATCTTATTGCCGGGGGGTTCCACCTTGTTGTTGCCGCGGATGAGGCCATTGAGAAGATCGTGACGGCCCTCAAGGACAAGTTCAAGGTCGAGAACATTGCCCCCGGACACTGCACGGGCGAACCGACGTTTGCAGCGCTGAAGAAGGCGTTCGGCACGCGATACTTCTATGCCGGGCTCGGCACGTCGCTCGTCCTCGGACCCGACATCGATTCCAAGGTCCGGCGCGGCGAAGCACCCACCTTTGACGATCTCGCGGTTTACCGCAGGCTGGCCAGTCGCGAAGACTGA